The following are encoded together in the Anaeromicrobium sediminis genome:
- the pfkA gene encoding 6-phosphofructokinase: MKKIGVLTSGGDSPGMNAAVRAVVRAGIYNGLEVVGIKRGYAGLINGEIQNMDLSSVADIIHRGGTILRSARCLEMKEDEGFKKALNVIDIFGIEGIVVIGGDGSMRGAEKLSKAGIATMGLPGTIDNDLAYTDYTIGFKTAVNTVLGAISNIRDTSASHDRVSIIEVMGRHCGDIALYSGIAGGAESIIVPEVEFSVEEICKRLIQSKNRGKRHSIIMLAEGIGNAYDITKEIQEKSGLEARLTTLGHLQRGGSPVAYDRILASRMGERAVKLLMEGKKSRAIGITGTDIRDHDISEALSMKKEINMELYELAKVLSI, encoded by the coding sequence ATGAAGAAAATAGGAGTTTTGACAAGTGGTGGCGACTCTCCAGGAATGAATGCGGCCGTAAGAGCTGTAGTTCGTGCTGGAATATATAATGGTTTAGAAGTCGTTGGAATCAAAAGAGGATACGCAGGTCTAATAAATGGAGAAATACAGAATATGGATCTATCTTCTGTTGCTGATATTATCCATAGGGGAGGTACTATCCTAAGAAGTGCTAGATGCTTAGAAATGAAAGAGGATGAAGGATTTAAAAAAGCACTTAATGTAATTGATATATTTGGCATTGAGGGTATTGTTGTTATTGGTGGAGACGGTTCTATGCGTGGGGCAGAGAAATTAAGCAAGGCTGGAATAGCAACAATGGGATTACCAGGAACTATTGATAATGATTTAGCTTATACAGATTATACTATTGGATTTAAAACAGCTGTAAATACAGTACTTGGGGCTATTAGTAACATAAGAGATACATCTGCTTCACATGACAGAGTAAGTATTATTGAAGTTATGGGAAGACATTGTGGAGACATAGCACTATATTCTGGTATTGCTGGTGGGGCAGAAAGCATTATAGTACCAGAAGTAGAATTTTCAGTAGAAGAAATTTGTAAAAGATTAATTCAAAGTAAAAACAGAGGTAAGCGTCATAGTATTATTATGCTTGCAGAAGGTATTGGAAATGCGTATGACATTACAAAGGAAATCCAAGAAAAATCAGGCCTTGAAGCAAGACTTACTACCCTTGGACATCTTCAGAGAGGTGGAAGTCCAGTGGCTTATGACAGAATATTAGCAAGTCGTATGGGAGAAAGGGCTGTTAAGCTCCTTATGGAAGGTAAAAAGAGTAGAGCAATAGGAATCACAGGAACTGATATACGTGACCATGATATTTCAGAAGCTTTAAGCATGAAAAAAGAAATTAATATGGAACTGTATGAACTTGCAAAGGTATTATCAATCTAG
- the pyk gene encoding pyruvate kinase: MRKTKIICTIGPASEKKEVLRELIDCGLNVARLNFSHGDHEEHKARMDAIKELREETGKHVAILLDTKGPEIRTRKFDKPEVVLEEGNEFTITTRDLVGNETIGSVTYEGIANDVVPGDTILIDDGLIGLEVLSIEGTEVKCLIKNTGIVKNNKGVNVPGVKIKLPAITDKDRADIIFGIEQGIDFIAASFVRKAEDVLAIREILEAHGGEDIHIISKIENQEGVDNIQKIIEVSDGIMVARGDLGVEIPTERIPLEQKKMIKACNAVGKPVITATQMLDSMMRNPRPTRAEVTDVANAIFDGTDAIMLSGETAAGKYPAVAVQTMARIAESAENSLDYEAILREKTVGKEKSTTDAVSHASCNTAQDLGAKAIITATSSGYTARMVSKFRPKAPVVVTTTSDRVARKMAVTRGTYPVLASHGNSTDEVFDLSVKKAVEAGFVKSGDLVVITAGVPVGVSGSTNTIKVHVVGDVVVKGTGLGQKSAKGKVCIANNVKDAEEKFQDGDILVTVATDKDMVPFMERSSGVIAEEGGLTSHAAVVGLNINKPVIVGAANATTTLKDGDMINLDTATGAIYRTSSL, translated from the coding sequence ATGAGAAAAACTAAAATTATCTGTACTATTGGACCAGCTAGTGAAAAGAAAGAAGTATTAAGAGAGTTAATTGACTGCGGATTAAACGTGGCTAGATTAAACTTCTCCCATGGAGATCATGAAGAGCATAAAGCACGTATGGATGCCATAAAGGAATTAAGAGAAGAAACTGGTAAACATGTTGCCATATTATTAGATACTAAAGGACCAGAAATTCGTACAAGAAAGTTTGATAAGCCAGAAGTTGTATTAGAAGAAGGAAACGAGTTTACAATAACTACTAGGGACTTAGTAGGAAATGAAACTATTGGTAGTGTTACATATGAAGGAATCGCTAATGATGTAGTTCCTGGAGATACTATATTAATAGATGATGGACTAATTGGACTTGAAGTATTAAGTATAGAAGGTACAGAAGTTAAATGTTTAATTAAAAATACTGGAATCGTTAAGAATAACAAGGGTGTAAACGTACCAGGAGTTAAGATTAAATTACCTGCTATTACTGATAAGGATAGAGCGGATATAATCTTTGGTATAGAACAGGGAATAGACTTTATTGCAGCATCTTTCGTAAGAAAGGCAGAAGACGTTTTAGCTATTAGAGAAATCTTAGAAGCCCATGGTGGAGAAGACATTCACATTATATCTAAGATTGAGAATCAAGAAGGTGTAGATAATATTCAAAAGATAATTGAAGTATCTGATGGAATAATGGTAGCTAGAGGAGATTTAGGAGTTGAAATTCCAACGGAGCGAATTCCACTAGAACAAAAGAAGATGATTAAAGCTTGTAATGCAGTAGGAAAGCCAGTTATAACTGCAACTCAAATGCTTGACTCTATGATGAGAAACCCAAGACCAACAAGAGCAGAAGTTACAGATGTTGCCAATGCTATCTTTGATGGTACTGACGCAATCATGTTATCTGGAGAAACTGCTGCAGGTAAATACCCGGCTGTTGCTGTACAAACTATGGCAAGAATTGCTGAGAGCGCAGAAAACTCATTAGACTACGAAGCAATTTTAAGAGAAAAGACTGTAGGAAAAGAAAAGAGTACTACAGACGCAGTGAGTCATGCATCTTGTAATACTGCTCAAGATTTAGGAGCTAAGGCTATTATCACTGCCACTTCTTCAGGATATACTGCAAGAATGGTATCTAAGTTTAGACCAAAGGCACCTGTTGTAGTTACTACTACTTCTGATAGAGTAGCTAGAAAAATGGCAGTTACAAGAGGTACTTATCCAGTATTAGCATCCCATGGAAATTCTACTGATGAGGTATTTGATTTATCAGTAAAGAAAGCTGTAGAAGCTGGATTTGTAAAGAGTGGAGATTTAGTAGTAATCACTGCAGGAGTTCCAGTTGGAGTTTCAGGAAGCACTAATACTATAAAAGTACACGTTGTAGGAGATGTAGTAGTTAAAGGAACTGGACTTGGACAAAAATCTGCAAAGGGAAAAGTTTGCATTGCTAATAATGTGAAAGACGCAGAGGAAAAATTCCAAGATGGAGATATCCTAGTAACAGTTGCTACTGATAAGGATATGGTTCCATTCATGGAAAGATCTTCTGGAGTAATTGCTGAAGAAGGTGGATTAACTTCTCACGCAGCAGTTGTAGGGTTAAACATTAACAAACCAGTAATTGTTGGTGCTGCTAATGCTACTACAACTTTAAAAGATGGAGATATGATAAATCTAGATACAGCTACTGGAGCGATTTACAGAACTAGTTCATTATAG
- a CDS encoding acyl-CoA thioesterase, translating into MYKSEGFVRVRYEETDQMGVGYNGNYFTWFEVGRNEFFRSLGYTYKDLEQSGVILPVIEANCKYIHAAKYDDELGIETRISMLKGVRLKFEYNVIRKADRVILAKGFTTHAFVNRDLKPLNFKKANPEIWNLLNDKVAKVE; encoded by the coding sequence ATGTACAAAAGTGAAGGTTTCGTAAGAGTTAGATATGAAGAGACAGATCAAATGGGAGTAGGTTACAATGGAAACTACTTTACTTGGTTTGAAGTAGGTAGAAATGAATTTTTCAGATCATTAGGATATACTTATAAGGACTTGGAACAATCAGGAGTTATATTGCCTGTAATAGAAGCTAATTGTAAATATATTCACGCAGCTAAATATGATGATGAACTTGGAATAGAAACTAGAATCAGTATGCTAAAGGGTGTAAGACTAAAATTTGAGTATAATGTAATTAGAAAAGCAGATAGGGTAATTTTAGCTAAAGGATTTACTACTCATGCTTTTGTAAATAGAGATTTAAAACCACTTAATTTTAAGAAAGCGAACCCAGAAATTTGGAATTTACTAAATGATAAAGTTGCAAAGGTGGAATAA
- a CDS encoding FxsA family protein, producing MLLRLIILFTTVPLLELTLLLKLNTKIGFMPTISIVLITGVVGAYLAKSQGRDIIMKIRFDISQGRMPANELINGLCVLVGGAMLLTPGIITDGLGFILVIPMTREIIKIALKKRIENMIDDGRINFY from the coding sequence ATGTTGCTTAGGTTAATAATATTATTTACAACAGTACCTCTATTAGAACTGACCCTATTATTAAAACTAAATACGAAAATCGGTTTTATGCCAACTATTAGTATAGTTTTAATAACAGGTGTAGTTGGAGCTTATCTTGCTAAATCTCAAGGTCGTGATATTATCATGAAAATTAGATTTGATATAAGTCAGGGGCGAATGCCTGCCAATGAACTTATTAATGGTCTATGTGTATTAGTAGGAGGTGCCATGCTCCTTACACCAGGTATAATTACTGATGGTCTAGGGTTTATATTAGTCATACCTATGACTAGGGAAATCATTAAAATTGCTTTAAAGAAGAGAATTGAAAATATGATAGATGACGGAAGAATAAATTTTTATTAA
- a CDS encoding efflux RND transporter periplasmic adaptor subunit: protein MFRKKKLLTIAVIAVVVGLVGMGTVVATKKNNEGKGMGVSTVEIKKQNIESHIQATGKIQSMDKRDIVSDVEEKMEKMYVKKGDIVEKGQILMELEKTHINYKIKEANMKLDIAYKTLEQLKSDLNVSLKNTEIKYNDAKINHERNEKLYAARGLSKVEYDKSKDELDTAHNDYALIKEKYGNGEDGRDILKEKKEIELLKVQIGRLEDDYKKHTIRSPIRGTIVDTKISESGIVESHIPLMFIQDVDNLEIVTDINEYDAGKVDVGYEVEIKGDAFEDKSYDGVIKYVGPFAKEVQTGQGKENVVEIKVDIKNIDKYLKPGFSAKLDILTRKKENALVVPYETIFTKRDGSEVVFTVIDGKVQENTIKTGIESDLEVEIIGDTIKESDQVIMNPTENIKVGEEVNIGGEM, encoded by the coding sequence ATGTTTAGGAAAAAGAAGCTACTAACAATTGCAGTTATTGCAGTAGTAGTTGGTTTAGTAGGCATGGGAACTGTAGTAGCAACAAAGAAAAATAATGAGGGAAAGGGTATGGGAGTTTCAACAGTAGAGATAAAAAAACAAAATATTGAATCTCATATACAGGCAACTGGGAAGATACAATCTATGGATAAGAGAGATATAGTATCTGATGTGGAAGAAAAAATGGAGAAGATGTATGTAAAAAAGGGTGATATAGTAGAAAAGGGTCAAATCCTTATGGAGTTAGAAAAAACCCATATAAATTACAAAATAAAAGAAGCTAACATGAAACTAGATATAGCTTATAAAACTTTAGAACAATTAAAATCAGATTTAAATGTGAGTCTTAAAAATACAGAAATAAAATATAATGATGCTAAAATTAATCATGAAAGAAATGAAAAGCTATATGCAGCTAGAGGTCTTAGCAAAGTAGAATATGATAAATCTAAAGATGAACTAGATACAGCACATAATGACTATGCTTTGATAAAAGAAAAATATGGCAATGGAGAAGATGGAAGGGACATATTAAAAGAAAAGAAAGAAATAGAATTGCTTAAGGTACAAATTGGAAGATTAGAAGATGATTATAAAAAACACACTATAAGAAGTCCTATTAGGGGAACTATAGTGGATACTAAAATTTCTGAAAGTGGAATAGTAGAATCACATATACCTTTAATGTTCATTCAAGATGTGGATAATCTAGAAATTGTTACGGATATTAATGAATATGATGCAGGTAAGGTAGATGTGGGATATGAAGTTGAAATTAAGGGAGATGCCTTTGAAGATAAATCCTATGATGGAGTCATAAAATATGTAGGACCTTTTGCTAAAGAAGTTCAAACGGGACAAGGGAAAGAAAATGTAGTTGAGATTAAGGTGGATATTAAAAATATAGATAAATATTTAAAACCCGGATTTTCTGCTAAATTAGATATACTGACTAGGAAAAAGGAAAATGCCCTAGTGGTACCTTACGAAACCATATTTACAAAGAGAGATGGTAGTGAGGTAGTATTTACTGTAATAGATGGAAAAGTTCAAGAAAATACTATAAAAACGGGAATTGAAAGTGACCTGGAAGTGGAAATTATAGGAGACACTATAAAAGAAAGTGATCAGGTAATTATGAATCCTACTGAAAATATTAAAGTAGGTGAAGAAGTAAATATAGGCGGAGAGATGTAG
- a CDS encoding ABC transporter ATP-binding protein yields the protein MIKIKNLKKIYNTGSVSVEALKNVDIDVKPEEFVSIMGPSGSGKSTLMNILGCLDKPSDGKYLLDGYEIDSLNDGDLATIRNKKIGFVFQSFNLLPRISALKNVELPMMYAGISPKERKERAINALERVGLGDRVHHKSNELSGGQRQRVAIARALVNDPAIILADEPTGNLDTKSGDEVMGIFQQLNNEGVTIVMVTHEPEIAEHTKRVITFRDGELIEDKPVEDRKIISLEVAKE from the coding sequence ATGATTAAGATTAAAAATTTAAAAAAGATCTATAATACGGGAAGCGTTTCTGTGGAGGCACTAAAAAATGTAGATATAGATGTGAAGCCTGAAGAATTTGTATCCATAATGGGTCCATCGGGATCTGGAAAATCTACTTTGATGAACATATTAGGATGTTTAGATAAGCCAAGTGATGGAAAATACCTGCTAGATGGATATGAAATAGATTCTCTAAATGACGGAGATTTGGCTACTATAAGGAATAAAAAAATTGGATTTGTGTTTCAATCCTTTAATTTATTACCACGTATATCGGCCCTAAAAAATGTGGAATTACCTATGATGTATGCAGGAATTTCCCCAAAGGAAAGAAAAGAACGTGCCATAAATGCCCTAGAGAGAGTTGGCCTTGGAGATAGGGTACATCACAAATCTAATGAACTATCCGGAGGACAAAGACAACGTGTTGCCATAGCTAGAGCACTAGTAAATGATCCTGCCATAATACTAGCTGATGAGCCTACAGGGAACTTAGATACTAAATCAGGGGACGAAGTAATGGGGATATTTCAGCAATTAAATAATGAAGGGGTAACTATTGTTATGGTAACCCATGAACCTGAAATAGCTGAGCATACAAAGAGAGTTATAACTTTTAGAGATGGTGAGCTTATAGAAGATAAGCCAGTGGAAGATAGAAAAATAATATCTTTAGAAGTTGCAAAGGAATAG
- a CDS encoding ABC transporter permease, translating to MNFLESIKVAIGAIWVNKLRSLLTMLGIIIGISSVITVVTLGEGSQSAIDQEFEKFGAGRAYIGTNWRENPTRKDRLTHSDVEAIKRAFDDKLLAIIPSVSEEGKVKSKSDLISVRLVGAHEDYDKIERNELIKGRYITESDVKSKRSIAIIDEKAALDIFGRTNVLGESINVDMGYTNGSFIIVGLFEEPKSTLGDLGGGNNAYKMYVPISTLEKMIGMGETIWGIELNIKNGINARKATDQMIKLLERRHSNVGDKKYRAYTAEGEMESINKVTGIVRTVVGAIAAISLVVGGIGVMNIMLVSVTERTREIGIRKAIGAKRKDILLQFLVESVIISAIGGIIGTGIGVGISFGIAKFIKIPPSVSPLTIIIAWTFSGGIGIISGIYPANKASKLDPIEALRYE from the coding sequence ATGAACTTTTTAGAGAGTATAAAGGTGGCCATAGGAGCCATCTGGGTAAATAAATTGCGTTCATTACTTACTATGCTTGGTATCATTATAGGGATATCTTCTGTAATTACGGTAGTAACCTTAGGAGAAGGAAGTCAAAGTGCCATAGACCAAGAATTTGAAAAGTTTGGAGCAGGTAGAGCCTACATTGGAACTAATTGGAGAGAAAATCCTACGAGGAAGGATAGACTTACCCATAGTGATGTAGAGGCAATAAAAAGGGCCTTTGATGATAAGTTATTGGCCATAATACCTAGTGTGAGTGAAGAGGGCAAGGTAAAATCTAAAAGCGACCTAATAAGCGTAAGATTAGTAGGAGCCCATGAGGATTATGACAAGATAGAGAGAAATGAACTTATAAAGGGTAGATACATAACAGAGAGTGATGTTAAATCTAAAAGATCAATTGCCATAATAGATGAAAAGGCGGCTCTTGACATATTTGGAAGAACTAATGTATTAGGAGAAAGTATAAATGTGGATATGGGATATACTAATGGGTCTTTTATTATAGTAGGGTTGTTTGAAGAACCAAAGAGTACCTTAGGAGACTTAGGAGGAGGAAACAATGCCTATAAAATGTATGTTCCCATAAGTACACTAGAAAAAATGATTGGTATGGGTGAGACCATATGGGGTATTGAGTTGAATATAAAAAATGGTATAAATGCAAGAAAAGCTACAGATCAGATGATTAAATTGTTAGAGAGAAGACATTCTAATGTGGGAGATAAAAAATATAGGGCTTATACGGCAGAAGGAGAAATGGAATCTATCAATAAGGTTACAGGTATAGTAAGAACTGTTGTAGGAGCCATAGCAGCCATATCATTAGTAGTTGGTGGTATTGGAGTTATGAATATAATGCTTGTTTCCGTAACGGAAAGAACTAGAGAAATAGGAATTAGGAAGGCCATAGGAGCAAAGAGAAAGGATATACTATTACAATTCCTAGTAGAATCCGTTATAATATCTGCAATAGGTGGGATAATAGGTACTGGAATAGGAGTGGGAATATCCTTTGGTATAGCTAAGTTTATTAAAATACCGCCTAGCGTATCACCACTAACCATAATTATTGCTTGGACATTCTCTGGCGGAATAGGTATAATATCAGGAATATATCCAGCTAATAAAGCATCTAAATTAGATCCAATAGAAGCACTAAGATATGAATAG
- a CDS encoding agmatine deiminase family protein: MLRKNLILSCLLILSMLLSVGCQNASASNEENGVSIEDGPKYYFPHEGVEHEGTWLQWPHNNTYKGARGAYEEIWIEMTRGLVKGENVHLIVYDENEKEHVKNILEEENIDMSKVDFYVFPTDDVWVRDNGPIFVYDEEGNLVIENWEFNGWGNKAPYNKDNQIPTKVSDAIGIPKIDIDMVMEGGALELDGNGTVISTLSCVNNDNRTKNFTIEEIEAYLTKYYGVTNFIWLDGVAGMDITDNHIDGMIKFFDDKTIIAASEFDLDPSDLSDDDDAKKLLTAKNINGEPYEFVFLPETKENVVEVDGEWIKGAYLNFYVGNKVVLVPNYDDENDEVANKILQDLYTDKEVIGIDVRDLYADGGMIHCVTQQQPIAKLK, translated from the coding sequence ATGTTACGCAAAAATTTGATACTATCTTGTTTATTAATTCTAAGTATGCTTTTATCCGTTGGATGCCAAAATGCAAGTGCCTCTAACGAGGAAAATGGGGTATCCATAGAAGATGGTCCAAAATATTATTTCCCTCACGAAGGGGTGGAACATGAAGGAACTTGGCTTCAATGGCCTCATAATAACACATATAAAGGCGCCCGCGGAGCCTATGAAGAAATTTGGATTGAAATGACAAGAGGTCTAGTAAAGGGAGAAAATGTACATCTTATAGTTTACGATGAAAATGAAAAGGAACATGTTAAAAACATATTGGAAGAAGAAAATATTGATATGAGTAAAGTGGATTTCTACGTTTTCCCTACAGATGATGTGTGGGTGAGAGATAATGGACCTATATTTGTATATGATGAGGAAGGTAATCTAGTAATTGAGAATTGGGAATTTAATGGATGGGGAAATAAGGCTCCTTATAACAAGGATAATCAAATACCAACAAAGGTAAGTGACGCAATAGGTATTCCTAAAATAGATATTGATATGGTAATGGAAGGTGGAGCCCTTGAATTAGATGGGAATGGAACGGTTATTTCCACATTAAGCTGTGTGAACAATGATAACAGAACTAAGAACTTTACTATTGAAGAAATAGAAGCATATCTAACTAAGTATTATGGAGTGACTAATTTTATATGGTTAGATGGAGTAGCTGGTATGGATATTACTGATAATCACATAGATGGAATGATAAAGTTCTTTGATGATAAAACTATAATAGCAGCTTCAGAATTTGACTTAGACCCTTCTGATTTGTCAGATGATGATGATGCAAAAAAACTATTAACAGCTAAAAATATTAATGGAGAACCTTATGAATTCGTGTTTCTACCTGAAACTAAAGAAAATGTTGTAGAAGTTGATGGTGAATGGATAAAGGGAGCTTATTTGAACTTCTATGTAGGCAACAAAGTAGTTTTAGTTCCAAACTATGATGACGAAAATGACGAAGTTGCAAACAAAATCCTTCAGGATTTATACACTGACAAAGAAGTAATAGGAATTGACGTAAGGGATTTATATGCTGATGGCGGAATGATACACTGTGTTACACAACAGCAACCTATAGCAAAGTTAAAATAA
- a CDS encoding acyltransferase family protein produces MTDGRLFMDVLTNDYDKYIEREYKDRKKTFDFVRGLAVFFMITVHVLMVYSTNSVQNSLFGEVIDFLGGPPAAPTFMFLMGVFYILSSKSNSLEAGIKKGVKLLLLGYLLSFLRYDLLILLEGTFTQIDFFSANNLVTLWEVDILLFAGWAYILMSLIRFSFKKPIWWLIIAIGVMIVSPFLWGISSNVKIVDWILNYLWGAGEDVYFPIFGWLCYPLIGMIFGVFMKASSDIEILFKSLFKLGLALLLVGSIITATDFNFHIGDYYRSGPGSMIWMIGFVFTWLWLNNKVIKNIRENRLFNIIYYWGKETTSIYFIHWILIMWATIIFGYETQGYMGTILLMALILLETYFLSKIYGCIKLCN; encoded by the coding sequence GTGACGGACGGCAGGTTATTTATGGATGTGTTAACAAATGATTACGATAAATATATTGAAAGAGAGTATAAAGATAGAAAAAAAACCTTTGATTTTGTTAGAGGACTAGCAGTGTTTTTTATGATTACAGTTCATGTGTTAATGGTTTATTCTACTAACAGTGTTCAAAACTCTCTATTTGGTGAAGTTATTGACTTTTTGGGCGGTCCACCAGCAGCTCCTACTTTTATGTTTTTAATGGGCGTTTTTTATATTCTATCTTCAAAATCCAATAGTCTAGAAGCTGGAATCAAAAAAGGTGTTAAGCTACTGCTATTAGGATATTTATTGAGTTTTTTAAGATATGACTTACTTATTCTTTTAGAAGGTACTTTTACTCAAATAGATTTTTTTAGTGCTAATAATCTAGTTACTCTTTGGGAAGTTGATATTCTTCTGTTTGCAGGTTGGGCATACATTCTCATGAGTTTAATTAGATTTTCCTTTAAAAAACCTATCTGGTGGCTAATAATCGCCATAGGTGTTATGATAGTTAGTCCATTTTTATGGGGTATATCGTCAAATGTAAAGATCGTAGATTGGATTCTTAATTATCTTTGGGGTGCTGGAGAGGATGTGTATTTTCCCATATTTGGATGGCTATGTTATCCCTTAATAGGTATGATATTTGGAGTATTTATGAAAGCTTCTTCTGATATTGAGATTCTATTTAAATCACTCTTTAAACTAGGGTTAGCTCTGTTATTAGTTGGAAGTATTATAACTGCTACTGATTTTAATTTCCATATAGGAGACTATTATAGAAGTGGACCTGGTTCAATGATTTGGATGATTGGATTCGTTTTCACTTGGTTATGGTTAAACAATAAAGTCATTAAGAATATAAGAGAAAACAGACTTTTTAATATAATTTATTATTGGGGCAAAGAAACTACTTCAATATATTTTATCCACTGGATTCTAATTATGTGGGCAACCATAATATTTGGATATGAAACTCAGGGATATATGGGAACTATTTTGTTGATGGCATTAATATTGTTAGAAACTTACTTCTTATCTAAGATATATGGCTGTATAAAACTTTGTAATTAA
- a CDS encoding GerMN domain-containing protein, with protein sequence MLNTLFNLCLICLICIANLAYPSYIHDLSLPSFKIDKEESTKTSTEVTQPIEGTRLEEVYTKDLPSYIKPVWKKDSAQLPVTLFLPTVSRKNLFPTTKYIPNTNTPVTSTIDFLKTYVNIPKINSLKIKNKVLLLDFSSKNNFSEYNSEILRVLVNTLTSIDGVDGVLFLVDGKKTDNLLGNKDTTNVFYNDYPYAYLSYDYNGRNLLVPTTVHDVNQVIKVLKSDKDELQGVIPKGVELIDYYITKDTLTLNFNENFLKAYKDRPDLKNMLINSLNYSYTSFEKINNLEIKVDGEKISTFGDYDLSTPMKSLKIINP encoded by the coding sequence GTGCTCAATACACTTTTTAACTTATGTTTAATATGCTTAATTTGTATAGCCAACCTTGCTTATCCAAGTTATATTCACGACCTTTCCTTACCTAGTTTTAAGATTGACAAAGAGGAATCTACTAAAACCTCAACAGAAGTTACGCAGCCAATAGAAGGAACCAGGTTAGAAGAAGTATACACTAAAGATTTACCAAGTTATATTAAACCCGTTTGGAAAAAAGATAGCGCCCAATTACCTGTCACATTATTTTTACCAACCGTATCTAGGAAAAATTTATTTCCAACAACTAAATATATACCAAATACAAATACTCCTGTTACATCCACTATTGATTTCTTAAAGACTTATGTGAATATACCTAAAATAAATAGTCTTAAAATAAAGAATAAAGTACTATTGTTAGATTTTTCATCAAAAAATAACTTTAGTGAGTATAATAGTGAAATTTTACGCGTTCTTGTGAATACTCTAACGTCGATAGATGGAGTAGATGGGGTTTTATTCTTAGTTGATGGGAAAAAGACAGATAATCTATTAGGTAATAAGGATACTACTAATGTTTTTTACAATGATTACCCTTACGCTTATTTAAGTTATGATTATAATGGACGAAATTTATTAGTTCCTACTACGGTACATGATGTGAATCAAGTAATAAAAGTATTAAAATCTGACAAGGATGAATTACAAGGAGTTATTCCGAAGGGTGTAGAGTTAATAGATTACTACATTACTAAGGATACTTTAACACTAAACTTCAATGAGAATTTTTTAAAGGCATACAAGGATAGGCCAGATTTAAAAAATATGCTAATAAATAGTTTAAATTATTCTTATACTAGCTTTGAGAAAATAAATAATTTAGAAATAAAGGTAGATGGTGAAAAAATTTCTACTTTTGGAGATTATGATTTATCTACACCTATGAAAAGTTTAAAAATTATTAATCCATAA
- a CDS encoding response regulator transcription factor: MILLKHIFVVDDEKNIRELISMYLKKEGYKVTIFSNGENVISEMNRLKPDLIVLDIMMEGIDGLDLCKEIRKNSEIPIIFVSARGEEFDRILGLELGADDYLSKPFSPRELVVRIKTILRRLNKTNINSNDIKVKDIVICTDRRVVNKDDNEIKFTTKEYELIEFFSKNINMPFTRETLINKVWGYDYIGDERAIDDLVKRLRKKLKDADSEVQITTVWGYGYRMDG, from the coding sequence GTGATTTTATTGAAGCATATATTTGTTGTAGATGATGAAAAAAATATAAGAGAACTAATAAGTATGTATCTAAAAAAAGAGGGTTACAAAGTAACCATATTTTCAAATGGAGAAAATGTAATAAGTGAGATGAATAGATTAAAGCCTGATCTAATAGTACTAGATATAATGATGGAAGGTATAGATGGATTAGACCTATGCAAAGAAATAAGAAAAAATAGTGAGATACCTATAATATTTGTATCTGCAAGGGGAGAGGAATTTGATAGAATATTAGGTCTAGAACTTGGAGCAGATGACTATCTATCAAAACCCTTTAGTCCTAGGGAGTTAGTAGTTAGAATAAAGACCATTCTAAGAAGGCTTAATAAAACTAATATTAATAGTAATGACATAAAAGTAAAAGATATTGTCATATGCACAGATAGAAGAGTAGTAAATAAGGATGATAATGAAATTAAATTTACCACAAAGGAGTATGAACTAATAGAATTTTTTAGTAAAAATATTAATATGCCCTTTACGAGGGAAACACTAATTAATAAGGTTTGGGGATATGATTACATAGGTGATGAAAGGGCTATAGATGACTTAGTTAAAAGACTTAGAAAAAAATTAAAGGATGCAGACTCAGAAGTTCAAATAACTACCGTATGGGGTTATGGATATAGGATGGATGGATAA